A DNA window from Rhipicephalus sanguineus isolate Rsan-2018 chromosome 8, BIME_Rsan_1.4, whole genome shotgun sequence contains the following coding sequences:
- the LOC119403414 gene encoding uncharacterized protein LOC119403414, whose protein sequence is MPPRSFDTLLKLVAPRIRKVDTRLRKAIPPEHRLALAVRFLAAGETIRTSSFNFLTGRSTACGIVSDVCQALWEVLGPLYVMYPSSAAEWLKVANEFELRWNMPHCIGAIDGKHVVIECPANTGSQNRNYKGSFSHSLLAISDANYKFLYVEVGHYGSESDGGVFGRSKLLELIEASKMGIPRDSEIGNIGAMPYFFVGDEAFPLKTFMMRPYSRKCKSLKSFSKPFVLCVLVVPLPFLFASFIYARFMLCNAALPSLFSDTSDDHQAFEERHKKRIFNYRLSRARRVVENAFGIMAQRWRILRRPFKAKEENIRKIVSACVTLHNFLLCESPASRAAYCPPGSADTEDWQGQLTEGNWRAEGGTGNALSAISSSGCRSTRYW, encoded by the exons ATGCCACCACGAAGTTTTGACACGCTTCTGAAACTGGTGGCTCCTCGAATAAGGAAGGTCGATACCAGGTTGCGCAAGGCGATTCCACCGGAACATCGCCTAGCTCTGGCAGTGAG ATTTCTGGCAGCAGGAGAGACTATTCGGACGTCGTCGTTCAACTTCTTGACGGGGCGCTCTACTGCTTGCGGCATTGTGTCGGATGTGTGCCAAGCGTTATGGGAAGTCCTTGGTCCCTTGTACGTGATGTACCCGTCGTCCGCAGCCGAGTGGCTCAAG GTTGCAAACGAATTTGAGCTGAGGTGGAATATGCCGCATTGCATAGGAGCCATCGACGGGAAGCATGTTGTGATCGAGTGCCCAGCAAATACAGGTTCTCAAAACAGGAACTACAAAGGCAGTTTCAGCCACTCACTACTAGCTATAAGTGATGCTAATTACAA GTTTCTCTATGTCGAAGTTGGCCATTACGGCAGTGAATCTGATGGTGGTGTTTTCGGGCGTAGCAAGCTGCTAGAGTTGATCGAAGCCAGTAAAATGGGAATTCCTAGAGACTCCGAGATAGGCAACATTGGTGCCATGCCATATTTTTTCGTGGGCGATGAAGCGTTTCCTTTGAAAACCTTTATGATGAGGCCTTATTCTCGGAAATGTAAGTCACTAAAATCTTTTTCGAAGCCATTCGTGCTTTGCGTTCTTGTAGTGCCATTGCCATTTTTGTTTGCTAGCTTTATTTATGCCAGGTTTATGTTGTGCAATGCAGCCCTTCCATCCTTGTTCAGTGACACATCTGATGATCATCAGGCTTTTGAAGAGCGGCACAAGAAAAGAATTTTTAACTATCGACTCAGCCGAGCACGAAGAGTTGTTGAAAATGCCTTTGGCATTATGGCTCAAAGGTGGCGCATCCTTCGACGGCCTTTTAAAGCAAAGGAAGAAAACATTCGTAAAATTGTGTCTGCTTGTGTAACACTACACAATTTTTTGTTGTGCGAGTCTCCTGCATCTCGGGCAGCATATTGTCCACCTGGCAGTGCCGACACCGAGGATTGGCAAGGGCAGCTCACTGAGGGCAACTGGAGAGCTGAAGGAGGCACAGGGAATGCTCTGTCTGCAATAAGCAGCTCAGGCTGTCGCTCAACCCGGTATTGGTGA